The Cryptococcus depauperatus CBS 7841 chromosome 3, complete sequence nucleotide sequence ACAGAAATAAACTCAGCCTTTCTTCAGATCAGGTCGGCAGGAAAATGCCTTACAGACGAAAACATACCTTTCAATCAAGTCATCCATTTTTACGTTGTGACAAGAATCTCCCTCCAAGCTTGTTTCAACATTCAATAGCGCGAATTATATCCGCTCGTCAATAATTCAGACTACCACGTGCTGTAACCGGCTCTGGTAGTCACCAGGTGTAAACATCTACTAATGTTATATAGCATTCTTTCCTTCCTAGTTTTTATATCAAAAACATGGTTCAGGATGCCTCATTCAGACGCTGGTTGCCTttgattgaagaaagaatcatTGCCAAAGATGACTAAAGTTGGTATTTTTATCGGCATTCATTTACATAACGTCTACCTACCACTTGTATCAGCAAAAAGAGCCTCGCTGACATACGTACAAGCCAGTTACCACGCCCATAGTCCGCATATGCACTCAAAATACTATACCAATAATTTGCAGTAATAAAAAAGTGTAGTTACAAACCATTGCCTTTCAAGTATAATTATTTTATGTATCTTTACTCTGGGTTGAAATGAAAAGTGCCACGCAAAAATACCGATAGACGTGAGAGTAAAACGCCGCTGCTCCGTCTCACCCTGAGACTACATCCCCTCATAAttattctctctttctcttttttctctcttcacGAAAATACTTCTCCCCTCACCGCTCATCCTAAAACCATGACGCTTGTCACCCGATCCGCTATTCGTCTCTCCAGGCGAGGCGGCCAGCAGCTCAAGAATGCTCGTGCCAACGCTGCCTTCTTTACTACTGCTGCAAACTCGGCGAAGAATGTCATTCCAAAGTTTGCCCCTTCGAGCTCTCGGGTTACGCTTCCTACCAAAGCTGGTAAGTTATCTGGTCTCGCCTGTCAATATGTATAGAACAACAAGCACGGGACAAGTGTATGGTATGCGTTACGGACAGTGTGATGCGGCATTCGGATTTTCTTGGCCGTTTGATGAATGCAGATTGCTGTAATGGTGAACTGATGTATTGTTTTCATAGCTGTTAATGCTAGGACTTATGCTACACCTGCTGGGCTCCAAACCGGTTCTATCAAGACTGTCATTGGTGCCGTCGTCGACGTTCACTTTGACTCTGACAACCTTCCTCCCATCCTCAATGCCCTCGATGTCCAATTTGGCGAGGGACAACACGCCCCCGAAGGTGGTCGACTTGTCCTTGAGGTCGCTCAACACTTGGGTGAGAACACCGTTCGATGCATTGCTATGGACGGTACCGATGGTCTTGTCCGTGGCCAAAAGGTTGTTGACACTGGCGCTCCCATCAAGATTCCCGTTGGTCCAGCAACTCTTGGGTATGTCTTCAAATATCGCTGTCGTTCTTTTGCTAACAATTTTCAGCCGTATCATGAACGTCATTGGTCAGCCCATTGACCAGCGAGGCCCCATCAAAGGCGTTAAGGAAGCTCCTATCCATGCTGATGCCCCCGAGTTCATTGACCAATCTACCCAGGCTGAAGTTCTTGAAACCGGTATCAAGGTTGTCGACCTTCTCGCTCCTTATGCTCGTGGTGGAAAGATTGGTCTTTTCGGTGGTGCCGGTGTCGGCAAAACTGTCTTGATTCAGGAGCTCATTAACAACATTGCCAAGGCTCACGGTGGTTACTCTGTCTTCACTGGTGTTGGTGAGCGAACTCGTGAGGGTAACGACTTGTACCACGAAATGAGGGAAACCGGTGTCATCAACCTTGAAGGCGATTCTAAAGTCGCTCTTGGTAGGTTATCATGAGTTTGCTAGTCAATGATGTCGTCTTTGACTATATTTCTACAGTTTTCGGTCAGATGAACGAGCCACCTGGAGCCCGTGCTCGAGTTGCTCTTACTGGATTGACCATTGCTGAATATTTCCGTGATGAAGAGGGACAGGATGTGTTGCTTTTCATTGACAATATTTTCCGATTCACCCAGGCCGGTTCCGAGGTGTCTGCCTTGCTCGGTCGTATTCCTTCTGCCGTCGGATACCAACCAACCCTTTCTACTGATATGGGTGGTATGCAAGAGCGAATGTATGTAACTCGATCGTTTGGGATCGTTTATTGTTGACCCAGAATAGTACCACCACAAAAAAGGGTTCTATCACCTCCGTCCAGGCCGTTTACGTCCCTGCCGATGACTTGACTGACCCTGCTCCCGCCACTACCTTTGCCCACTTGGATGCTACCACCGTTTTGTCTCGATCTATTGCCGAGTTGGGTATCTACCCTGCTGTCGATCCTCTTGACTCCAAGTCCCGAATGCTCGACCCTAGAGTTGTTGGCCAGCGACACTACGAAGTTGCAACCAAGACGCAACAAATTCTTCAGTCTTACAAGTCCTTGCAGGATATCATTGCCATTCTCGGTATGGACGAATTGTCTGAAGAGGACAAGTTGACTGTCGAGCGTGCACGGAAGATTCAGGTACGTTGATTGTCATTTTTCGCTGAGATTGTTGCTCAATCGCTAGTAGCGATTCATGTCTCAGCCTTTTGCCGTCGCTCAGGTTTTCACTGGTATTGAGGGCCGTCTCGTTCCTCTCAAGGAAACGGTCACAGCATTTGAGGAAATTCTTGAAGGCAAGCACGACCACATTTCTGAAAATTCTTTCTACATGGTTGGTGGTATTGAGGACGTTAAGGCCAAGCACGAAAAGTCTCTCAAGGAGACTTCTGCTTAAGCGTAGGTGCTTAGCAGGCCTAGCGGGCTAAAATACAATTATGAAAATGAATTGCAGTTGACGATAAAAGAGAAGCGTGTCTGATCAAGTGGGACATTCAAagtttttctctttgacttgggtattttgagcttgagcgACTTGTTGTGCAAGCATTCATGTGATTGCTCTCAGAAGCTTAATATAATATACCTCCAGCGCTCGAATTTTAACAATATGTCGGCCTTTTAAGTAAGCCAACTGTAGAGTTGGTAGGTAGGTGCTATAAGAATATGAAAAGCAGAATAAGTAAACGATGACACTATCTCTCTTGTGTATCTATTTACAAAGCAAAGCTCATTTCCAATTTGATGATCTTCTTACGCATCTTTATTTTCATTGTATGACAATGTGTTGGTTCTTTGCAAGTGCTTTTCATCGACAATGCTTGGGACTTTTCTCCAATTAGCGACCTTTGAGAGAAGATTCTAAATCCCAAGGAAAAAGCTGACCATTGTCCTACTTCGTAATGGGAAATACTCATTAGATATAGAACTTATTCATCAAGATCGCATTAACTAAGCAAGACTGGTTTCTGGATGCGACCAGATACAAGAATGCCATCTCACTTTATTTAAAATATCGGCGATCTAATGTTTCTATCTAAGACTCTTATCGCTAATCATTAGATTCAAGCGCGTGGTGGAAACTTTGTCAGAAAGGCGCTGTGACTTGTTGATGATACTGTATAGACCATGGCATACCTCGTAACGCACGGCAGATGAAAATAGTCATAACTTCTTGGTTGTTCTTTATGTAGTTGAGTTCTGTCTTGCCAGAGTAGAAAATGGCACAATGTCATTAGGTCTCTTTCCTATATCGGCAGGGCTTTTAGTATTCGGGTAATCATATTTGCAGTATAGATAATTCCATGATGGCACCGCTAACAAGTTCTACAGGTCCTAGACAAAGACTTGACTATGGGATATTCAAACTTTATCAAAAGAGCGTCAAAAGTAGAGAACATCATAGGTGAGTAGAGGCAAGATGTTAGCTAAGAGATTGGTGGTCATACGGATCGTGCACAAATAAACGTACAATGGCAGATTGTAGAGACATAGATGCATGATGTGTATACGATTGATAAGGGAGGACgcttgatgtttttgatACAGAACAGCAGATGGTATAGATTTGACAGGACCTGttaaaatcaaaacaactTCTAAATTATTTTCGTTAAGGTGTTCGTTAGATCGTC carries:
- a CDS encoding ATP synthase subunit beta, mitochondrial, whose product is MTLVTRSAIRLSRRGGQQLKNARANAAFFTTAANSAKNVIPKFAPSSSRVTLPTKAAVNARTYATPAGLQTGSIKTVIGAVVDVHFDSDNLPPILNALDVQFGEGQHAPEGGRLVLEVAQHLGENTVRCIAMDGTDGLVRGQKVVDTGAPIKIPVGPATLGRIMNVIGQPIDQRGPIKGVKEAPIHADAPEFIDQSTQAEVLETGIKVVDLLAPYARGGKIGLFGGAGVGKTVLIQELINNIAKAHGGYSVFTGVGERTREGNDLYHEMRETGVINLEGDSKVALVFGQMNEPPGARARVALTGLTIAEYFRDEEGQDVLLFIDNIFRFTQAGSEVSALLGRIPSAVGYQPTLSTDMGGMQERITTTKKGSITSVQAVYVPADDLTDPAPATTFAHLDATTVLSRSIAELGIYPAVDPLDSKSRMLDPRVVGQRHYEVATKTQQILQSYKSLQDIIAILGMDELSEEDKLTVERARKIQRFMSQPFAVAQVFTGIEGRLVPLKETVTAFEEILEGKHDHISENSFYMVGGIEDVKAKHEKSLKETSA